In Limanda limanda chromosome 23, fLimLim1.1, whole genome shotgun sequence, a genomic segment contains:
- the LOC132996993 gene encoding LOW QUALITY PROTEIN: OX-2 membrane glycoprotein-like (The sequence of the model RefSeq protein was modified relative to this genomic sequence to represent the inferred CDS: inserted 1 base in 1 codon): protein MICALTLVLFALGLFQTGLTSVIQSVETVEEAVGEDALLSCQILQSENVEHVKWLKPTLDGLRYLTSNNINGSTVISDFRGRVEVKGRGLHNSSIVIKNVTEEVEGCYLCLFITNPAGALNGRTCLKVYELHEPVLDVRESNSTDEFLVSCSATGRPAPNVTLNLTQQDFHLSQNQTVVINXNGTFTVTATAVLAGFHDAGTRVGCAVQVLSRRKEAFVQIPSGRGLW from the exons ATGATTTGTGCACTTACACTCGTCCTCTTTGCGTTAGGACTCTTCCAGACAG GTCTAACATCTGTAATCCAGTCTGTGGAGACTGTGGAGGAGGCAGTGGGAGAAGATGCTCTCCTCAGCTGTCAGATCCTACAGTCTGAAAATGTGGAACATGTCAAATGGTTGAAACCGACTCTGGATGGGCTGAGATATCTCACCTCCAACAATATCAATGGCTCAACGGTGATCTCAGACTTCAGAGGCAGAGTGGAGGTGAAAGGTCGTGGACTGCATAACAGCTCCATAGTGATCAAGAATGTGACGGAGGAGGTTGAAGGCTGCTACCTCTGCCTCTTCATCACCAACCCTGCTGGAGCGCTCAATGGCAGAACCTGCCTCAAGGTCTATG AGCTGCATGAACCCGTTCTAGACGTGAGAGAATCAAATTCCACTGATGAGTTCCTGGTTTCCTGCTCCGCTACAGGACGACCTGCTCCAAACGTAACTCTCAACCTCACACAGCAAGACTTCCACCTCTCACAGAACCAAACTGTGGTGATCA CGAATGGTACATTCACTGTCACTGCCACAGCCGTGTTGGCAGGTTTCCATGACGCCGGCACACGGGTTGGATGTGCCGTGCAGGTGCTCTCCCGTCGTAAAGAGGCGTTTGTGCAGATTCCT TCGGGACGTGGATTGTGGTAG
- the LOC132996649 gene encoding OX-2 membrane glycoprotein-like translates to MIPALTLVLFALGFFQTGLTSVIQSVETVEEAVGEDAFLSCQILLSKHVVQVTWQKQTQDGVINLAISNNINGSRVIPYFRGKVEVIGRGLHNSSIVIKNVMEEDEDCYLCLFITNPDGALTGRTSLKVYGRPAPTVTLNLTQQDFYLSQNQTVVINTNGTFTVTATAVLAGFQDAGTRVGCAVQVLSRRKEAFVEIPDVKLTPPSGLDEGSGSASRSFIGTWIVVVTFLCTASALAVVLIWKLRSSPSHRDQEKTEVPQIADADTVQVALSTLEKSSVRKRSPPSESKQRNATDPESPSTVRSLQF, encoded by the exons ATGATTCCTGCACTTACACTCGTCCTCTTTGCTTTAGGATTCTTCCAGACAG GTCTCACATCTGTAATCCAGTCTGTGGAGACTGTGGAGGAGGCAGTGGGAGAAGATGCTTTCCTCAGCTGTCAGATCCTACTGTCTAAACATGTGGTGCAGGTCACATGgcagaaacagacacaggatgGGGTGATCAATCTCGCCATCTCTAACAATATCAATGGCTCCAGGGTGATCCCGTACTTCAGAGGCAAAGTGGAGGTCATAGGTCGTGGACTGCACAACAGCTCCATAGTGATCAAGAatgtgatggaggaggatgaagactgCTACCTCTGCCTCTTCATCACCAACCCTGATGGAGCGCTCACTGGCAGAACCAGCCTCAAGGTCTATG GACGACCTGCTCCAACCGTAACTCTCAACCTCACACAGCAAGACTTCTACCTCTCACAGAACCAAACTGTGGTGATCAACACAAACGGTACATTCACTGTCACTGCCACAGCCGTGTTGGCAGGTTTCCAGGACGCCGGCACACGGGTTGGATGTGCCGTGCAGGTGCTCTCCCGACGTAAAGAGGCATTTGTGGAGATTCCTGACGTGAAACTGACGCCTCCTAGTG GTTTGGATGAGGGATCTGGATCTGCTAGCAGAAGCTTCA TCGGGACGTGGATTGTGGTAGTGACCTTCCTTTGCACTGCTTCAGCTTTAGCTGTCGTGTTAATATGGAAACTAAGGAGCAG TCCGTCACACAGAGACCAGGAGAAGACCGAGGTTCCTCAAATTGCAGACGCTGACAC ggtcCAAGTAGCTTTGTCCACACTAGAGAAGAGCTCGGTCAGAAAACGGTCACCTCCTTCAGAATCCAAGCAGAGAAATGCGACAGACCCTGAGTCCCCTTCAACAGTCAGAAGTCTTCAATTTTAA
- the LOC132996854 gene encoding nectin-4-like, which yields MLHILILGCLQFSASASLIHGYGNTIADYGGEAHYSCSVAHPTAGVLQVTWQRLFKDGPIENLATFSKRFGQQVNAPYLGKVTLTEASLNSTSISLSNVSWQDESCYICSFNAYPDGSKQQQTCLSVQGISSVETAYVPRASRGGDGMEVEFSCSATGKPAPTIDWDVSPGAARLHQSQTTTETNGDHTFTSSDNITLQVPEGWSGHVDCLLNKRARGQRRERIPFSVGHQHPKKEDENRQPHLLLSVIIPILCIITSIAAVVVVVTKRKRLMQRINHHLKRKEQDKDVDIETSLHLTHREVKAANQELTTC from the exons ATGTTGCACATTCTCATCCTTGGATGTTTGCAGTTTTCAG CCTCAGCCTCCCTAATTCATGGATATGGAAATACAATAGCAGATTATGGTGGGGAGGCACATTACAGCTGCTCAGTGGCCCACCCAACAG CTGGTGTGCTGCAGGTCACGTGGCAGAGGCTTTTTAAAGATGGGCCGATAGAGAACCTGGCAACCTTCAGCAAGCGGTTTGGTCAGCAAGTCAACGCGCCTTACCTTGGAAAGGTCACATTAACAGAAGCGTCCCTGAACTCGACCTCCATCAGTCTGAGCAACGTCTCGTGGCAGGACGAGAGCTGCTACATCTGCTCTTTTAACGCGTATCCCGATGGCTCCAAACAACAGCAGACTTGTCTCAGCGTGCAAG GAATATCCTCGGTGGAGACGGCGTATGTTCCCAGAGCTTCACGTGGGGGAGACGGCATGGAGGTGGAGTTCAGCTGCTCTGCCACAGGGAAACCAGCTCCGACCATTGACTGGGACGTTTCACCCGGTGCTGCCCGTCTGCACCAATCACAAACTACGACAGAAACTAACGGTGACCACACGTTCACCAGCAGTGACAACATCACGCTGCAAGTACCTGAAGGCTGGAGTGGACACGTGGACTGTCTGCTGAACAAGAGAGCGAGAGGACAGAGGCGGGAGAGGATCCCCTTCTCTGTAGGTCATCAGCATCCGAAGAAGGAGGATG AGAACAGACAGCCTCACCTGTTGCTCTCAGTTATAATCCCTATTCTTTGTATTATCACCTCCAtcgctgctgttgttgttgtcgtcacAAAGAGAAAACG CTTGATGCAAAGAATAAACCATCATTTAAAGAGAAAGGAGCAAGACAAAGATGTGGACATTGAGACATCCTTGCATTTAACTCATAGAGAAGTCAAAGCAGCAAACCAAGAATTGACTACCTGTTGA